TTACGAGTAATATATGGCAGAAAAAAGAGAATATATATGAacaagtacaaaattgctgtaggATACAACAAAAAAGGCTCGCTCTAAAACGATCCCTAGCAATGTACAGATAGTGTTTTGTGAAATGGGCGGTTTCAGTACTGACACATGGTtcgttttataacatatatataatgcaaacatgGATGAGTTCACAAATCGTATTCAAATAATGCAGGACATCTTTCaagctttattttactttaagacagattttgagtaatatacattgaaacgTTTTGTAATGACAACTTTGTtggaagaaataaaataaaagctgCACTTTGTGTATTTGGAGTGATGAAATTAGAACGAATGGGCACTATAAATGACTGTAAGGCTATTTTGTTCTAGTCATGTTAGTCAGGAAACAATGTAAAATGGGGCAAAATGAactgagaaataaaaagtggcactttgattcaaaatttgaaattgaaacaatataaatgcaagttaaaaaataagtgACCAGAATTGAGTGTGACATGATATTCAGAATGCAACTAGCAATATATGGTTTTGAAACACAGATGTGTCCTTCAAgaatgaaatatgcaacatGAAATACACACTTCCATTACATATACAGGTACTAATAAAAACCCTGAGAAATAGCAAACTTAAAGTCTTAAaagggctgtactccgtatgataaaattgtggaaaaaagaaaattgtcgaaaactgtcataaacttggtattaatgtgtacaatgcattgaaacctaCTAACTGaggtaccacatagtttacaatttatttaagtttagcagttatttcatattttccattaaattaGCGTGATTGggtagtcggtgttatcacgtgttattaccgagttaggtatatagcttaattatgtcatcagatcagagtaagccgtcgtagctcagtggatacgacgcttggctgcaattttggcgacgcgggttcgaacccggtctccgacacatttatttttacattttggtaccttttttacaattttgatatcaaagcgtaacacctTCTGTTAATTAATTGTCCTGCGATTTGTTACCAAAAACCCCCACCTTTTTGGTGCcgatctggtgtacagtcccttcaAATGAATAGTTTCAAATGGGATAAATGgatgttaacatatatacatacttatatacaaCAAAGCACAACACAGTGAAGCAGTCTTTAGAAGAGTCCAATACAAAAGGCAGGATGGTTTTgagaaataaacattaaagtaCAATAGTATTTAAGATGAAGAAtttcaacaacaacatacaaatagctgattttaaaattttaaaaagaaatgcaaaacaaatgttggtAATTTTTGCATGTgaataacattaacatacaaATGAATGCTTTCAAAGGGTAAAGAAGCAGAACAATTTGTAGGAACAGttttatgaaatgaacatttgttgcAAATGCGCaaggtatttacattttattctagCAGTTCGATGATAACGAATTAAAATGATCATGTCAGAATTTTTAAAGCAATAGGAAAGGATTATTGAAAAGTCTTATAAATGGAATAAATGTAGTTGTTTCCacaaatgaatgttatcattgtgtAACAATAGTTCAACAGAAAGGTTGGTATACAATAGAGTGACATTATGAGCATTCCTTAATAGAACAAAAAAGCAACTTTATACGCAGTTCTATACATTGGCAAATAGTTATTGAAGactaaagaaaatgtttaaaaaggacGTGTAAGAAAAAGAATGTGTGAAATGATCATATTCGAAGAACACGAAGAAACATGCAACAgctattacagtaaaacatatcTCAGAGgggaaaacatttattataatagtacatgaatgtgtgtgtttgttcgGTAATTTGACCTTAAAAGGGTAACATTGCTTCTGCAGTATTAAGAAACAGGAATTAaaagcatgtaaatcaaactgcggtcTTCAATCGTCAgatattatacaacagtttggccaaagtGCTGTTGGAGATCCATACTGAAAGGCAGTTAACAAatgcatgtaaatcaaactgcggccttcaaccgtcagacatAATAGTTTGGCCAAATAACTgtaagagatcaatactgaaaactAGTTAACAACAGTATGTTAATCGAACTGCGGCATTCAATCGTCAGAGATTATACAATAGTTAGGCCAAAGTGCTGttggagatcaatactgaaaagcagttaacaacagcatgtaaatctAACTacggccttcaaccgtcagacaatatacaacagtttggccaaataaCTGTAAGAGATCAGTACTGAAAAGTAGTcaacaacagcatgtaaataaactgcggccttcaatcGTCAgtgattatacaacagtttggccaaattactgtaagatatcaatactgaagagtagttaacaacagcatgtaatttaaactgcggccttcaagggtcagacattatacaacagtttggccaaattactgtaagagatcaatactgaaacgTAGTTGACAACAGCATGTatatcaaactgcggccttcaaccgtcagacattatacaacagtttggccaaataactgtgggagatcaatactgaatgGAAGAATGAACAATAGCATGTAAACCAAACCGTCAGTGataatacaacagtttggccaaattactgtaaaagatcaatactgaaaagtagttaacaacagcatgtaaatcaaattgcggccttcaaccgtcagacattatacaagtATAAGTGTGGCCAAATTACTGTGGGAGATCACAACACAACAGTTTGGCAAAATTTTACTGGTGATCAATATTAAGAAATCAGTAACAAtagcatgtatatcaaattaaCATCATTAACAAGAATCTTTATAATGATActgcatttttacaaaaagaaatgaaacataattgtaCATAGTTAACTACATATTTACtgattgtgtttaaatttacacataCAAAGTTAAAATAGTGTCCATTAAatagcatacatgtatttaaaagcaatctGTGTATTAATGTGCACATCGTGTTAATATTGGTATCAAAATGCAGAAAGTTTAAATATGAGGAGTGCAAAAGTTGTTGTGTCAATGGTTGATAAAATAGATTAAAATGCACCTGTTCAAAGTTTGTTCAACATGTTCGAAagttaaaatactaaaatgagcAAAAGTTGGTGTGTCAATAGTCATTATTTAAAGAGTGATTAGCTCCTGTACAAAGTCGTTGTTAGCAAAAATAGAAACTTCAAATACAAAGTTGTGTAAAAGTGGTTGAGTCAATAGCTATTATGAGGGATTTGCACTTGTGCAGACTATTTATTAGCAAAAAAACGAACGTGTGCAAAATTtggtgatttgcacctgtgggaagtatttgtgaACAAAAAGCGAAAGTTTAAATACTACGGTTTACAAAAgctgcaatgtcaatagccgtaagaagtgatttgcacctgtaggaggtatttaaaaacaaaaagcgaaagttcaaatactaaggttggcaaaagttgcaatgtcaatatataatcgtaagaagtgatttgcacctgtggaaATCGCTCTAACTTAGCCTAATAAGCAGTATTCTGGATTCCAGTCCAAACACAAACCGTCGTCGAGATTGTATGAGGGGAAGGGGCAAAACTTAACAtctattaaatatcaaatagtcttgtgtttatctcaatcCCAAGGCGTTGCGCAACATGCTATCCTATTACGTATTGTAATATAATGATAACAAGATAGCGCGCAGACAGATCTGGGTGAGTTTCTAAATTTCCTATAATGATATTAACGCAAGGGCACAGTCAGTACATGGCAGTTACTGCCTGTTATCAGTGATGTAAAAACACTGTCTTCCGTCATATGACAGCTGTGATTACTACGCAATCATATGTTATTATCTTATTATtaatcatgatttaaaaaagtcGCGTACTTACAGATAAGGTACGACAGGAGTCCGCATTAACATCAAAATCAGAAGAGTAATCAGAGAAGTGTCAGCATCAAGTGTTTACCAAACACGACAAGACATTGATACACCAAAAGTGCCACCAAGACGTTCATGTCGGACGTTAACATAGCATACAATTATGGTGAATAAATGGtgtcattaaaattataaaaacaacttttaaatcgTGTTCAATAAACCTATAAAATAGTATTACTTACTGACAAAAAGTTACGGCTCAGAATTTCtaaacatattgtataacatttgaACATGGCTTTCTACATATGGCATTAACCTTTGAGATGAGAGCGCAAATGTCATGCGTAAGAAACCTTCAGATGCAGCTTTATACtccagatattttttattgatagaTAACTGTAACTTCTCATGATGCTCTACCCCTCATGATTCTAGTAGTCTGATTGAATTCATCttcatattatttcaatcaGTTAACTGACTTTTAAGTGAACCTTAAAgttacactcttattcaaaattaatacatacacaagtttaacaaaaatacattttgcctgataaacctttaactccTTACTAAGTAATGCACttacagaaaatattaattactgataacaagattgtaaccgtgtattttgatagcagaaagtgcaaaaatattaaagaattggtgaatgctaaaagatttactgtggtctactatagtctcataacgttttttatgctcatttctttcaaattaatctcggtaaccttcataagaaccattgttctcgacatttattcatcctttttggaatattaaaacaatattaataattgtggttaatcttatttggaagtaagagtgcctATTTATCTAAACAGGAATTTTATACACGACACACATTCAACAGGTGCTCTACAGTGACTGTCATTGCAATCCtggggcgtttttgttgataccaaaccagtttcagttttagtttcaatggtttcagcagtttcggaaccggttttgatagttttgcttgaagtaacaaatgcatggttttgtgtacagtttcaaCAATATGCTGCATGAAACGCATtatgtagccattatttctaattattaatattaccttttcatttagctcatttgcctattgtaaggcattgttatcaaaaagatTGAGTTTCAAGAAAAGTGGTTGACCACTTTCCGCCATGttgctttcaaagtaaactagttttcggatggaacgaactgttgaaaccgcctccggttggggtttcgatagtttcaaaaaccggtttctttttttattttataaaaacgataaaactggttttggttttatttgaagcTGTTACAACAAATGCACAGTTCATGAAACCGATATTAAcaccgaaaccagtttattaccaacaaaaacgcccttagCAAAAGTTATGGctaagacaatatttttattaagttcATGTTGCGCAACATTGAACTGACTGATTTCGAAACAAATTGTATGCAGACTATagtttgaaattttgtttagtATTACTGAGCTCCGATTCAAAGTTTAAGTTTAAGCGTAATTTGCGTTTAAATGTGATCTTAAATTTTTAGAATGAGCACGAATTGTATGTGTGGCACACGCtccatttatttaagttaaaataaaattacatagaCGGATAAACGAAAgctttttttgtgtgtttttgtgacGGCTTTGGAGGCGCTGTTAGCGAGATGCATAACCTTGAATTCTAGACTGTTATTGTAACGACACTTTGAACTATACGtaatataaataacatgtatttatatactatGACAAAACACTTAAAGGATACGATAGATCTTGACTTGATATACATCGAGTAAATGAACAATCGGTTCGTCCTTATGCGGGGCATTCGTTGTAAGTTTGAAAGTTTCATAACATATAACTGCTATGGCAGAAACAGGtataaatggtaaaatgtttcGTGATTATAGTGTCACCCGTATCAATTACGGCTAGGCTTTATGGACAAATTTATTAATGAACAATTCTACTAAAGATTTCAATCTTGTATTCCGGGCGCCTTGCAGGAGGGCATTTGTACCCAATATTAactaacaataatgataaaaatagtagtagtagtagtagtagtagtagtagtagtagtagtagtagtagtagtagtactagtagtagtagtagtagtagtagtagtagtagtagtagtagtagtagtagtagtagtagtagtagtagtagtagtaaaagtaataGCAGTAGCCgttataagaataataataatgattataataataattgctATTAGAATGACACAAATCGTTTCTACCTCTACTGATTTCATTCTATTTCATATGCATGCAGGTGATCATTACTCTGAAGAGAGTGATGACCACAGGGTTAAAAATTCCTTGAAGTCATTattagagtcgttatttttGTGTCTTTTTGAGGTTTTAGTtgatttacaagtaaaactttattattttcagttcgCTGTCGGTGAGCGCATTTAAATATCGCTGTCCATAATGTGATCTTGGTCGGCAAAATACTAATAGAATATTGCATTTGGTCGTCCTTCGAAACTTCATTGCCAATACCAATAGGATTCGACAGGTATGTTGCCAaagattattttgttataaacagTCAACGGATCCCAcgcactttgaccagcccaatcgcgttcataccccgataatgacgtCAACCCTGCAACTCCTTCCTTAAGCATTTCCCGACATCCATGTTAAAGCGTTTCTGACAACGAGTTGGCCTtgttattacatacatgtaaacgATGACAAAATGACGTCGCACTAATGACGTCAAATAAGCTTAGGTTGCCACGTAGCACGTTGCGCCATACTTAGACGTTACCTTGTGCCTAAATTAGAAAAGTGACTAATATAGTATTAAATTCATAATGGATTTAGCACAAGGTTTGGCACAAATAACATGTTCGAAGGAGTGGTGCTGGTTGAACCCtcttaaaaagtttgtttgctttgacttaaaatgaaaaacgcAAATTTCACAACTTGAAATAAAATCGTCATTCGGCAGagctttcaaatatttttctgcCGAAAGTTCGTTCTCGGATTGATACAAGCGGAATGAAGCAAGCGGACTAACTTAAGCGTAAAAGCATGTAGCACATAGCACAGTGCACTTGACAGTTTGACActagtaaaatatcaaattaatttcactcataacaattttgataacaaaaaaatcattttagaaaatatagaTTACAGGAAGATCAAGCAGCGAACAGGAAGATCAAGCAGCGAATAACTATAGTCCTATAGTTGAACGTTATGTGGTTAGATATGACAAAAGTTGATGGAacaacagaaaagaacagaagAGAACTTTTATTAGGCATACACATTAACATGTTCGTagccaaatgcatatatatacattcacggtggcaatataaaacagtattgacATAAATGTTGTATGAGAAGAGCATAAACAATGTAACAACAAACGGAATGGCATAAAGGCACGgttttctgacattttaaaaatacacaaagaaATGTCCTACAACAGTATTAAGAAAATCAATACGAGGATTTGTATTATGATCCCTCTGCCCTTCTATAAATAGGTACACGAActgaatatatttgtatatggtataattatatgtttgttttataggtTAGTGGTTTAAGTCTTTCAAATGGCGTGTTCTAAACATTATACCAAATGGTTTGAAGAAAAAGACAATCGCAATTGGCTGAAAGTTTCGGTTGGATTGATAATTACCAAACGTGGACTTGCACCATTCGTAGAAAATACATTGGACACGTGGAAAAACGTCCAAGTCGCGCCAGGAACCAACTGCTCCGCGTGTTCTACAGCAGAACTGGTACCATGTGACCAtcgaaataaaatttgtaaaggAAAGCATTGCAAGTTCCATCAAGGTGTAACATATCGTCCGTGCCCGAACAAGATTTGTGATGCATTTCGACAAGAAATTATAACACAACATAGATTTAAAGGTCCATCCTGGCGAAATACAAATGCCCGTGATTGGTGCTCAAATACATGGGAGGTGGCTAAAGCTTTCTTACCGCCAGACGGATATGACAAGATCACCACATCTGATGATACAGATTTGAACGGCGTTGTCAGTGTTCTCATCAACTGTCTCCTTTTTGAGCAATACATCCCCGATCTAGCAATCGATGGAAATAACGTTGGTACCAAggtaaaattatcaattttaatttaaaaaatacctctcaaataatatttataacaacagTATGTCATGATAAAAAActtttaactaaataataattaaaaatagagAAATGGTGCAATAAAAGTGAGTAACCAGGCCATattaaatgcattcatttataGGTTCGCGACATTGGAAGGAAACTGCGACACGCATCAAAACTCGAAGTAACTGATGCTGACCTAAAACAATGGTTCGACGACATGCGTGCATTGTTCCTTGTACCGAAACATCTGGCGGCGAATACCAATGCGCAGAATACCGTCGACCTATTGAACAAAGTAGTATATTCGTTTATTCTAATATCCTGCCTTTTGTTCGTGTGTATGTTTTCGAAAGAGAATCTTAAAGTGACAATTACATAAATGACATTCAGAATAACATTCGAATAATATGATTCCCTGCTTATGCAGtgaatttatattataaaaaataatagaaatattagtatttttcttattatgtatttaaatataacggATAGATAAAAGTTGTATTCTGTCTTagtatacaataaacaatatataaatatgaatggttgtccggtaagcgtaGGGGTaagcgcacttgcttctcacctaggcgaaaTGGGTACGATTCATGGCTCGGGCGCATGTGGGTTTGGATTGTAGTCACCAAACCGGACAAATGGGTTTACTCTGGATACTCCGGTGTCGCCATAACcgaagaccacactctcgcgttaTATCCATTCAACGAGCgcgataaatataatgttgtaaaaacttgtttcacaagcgttttcaaaaataagttaaaataaaagataatgtatagataaatatgtataaagaatATGTAACAAGTATGTATATGAGTCAAACTACAGTCATAAAATTGCGTCAATTCATGTCACTGGCTGCCTGTGTTGGAAAGGCCATTAGTTCAGACATGCTGCATGCTAGGATATGACATGCAGTGTAACAGTGTAGGGATATTCAATTAAGTAAGCAAATAGAAAATGCACCctgaattacatttttaataaataaaatcaaaccaTCAAAGGCAAAGCTTTcgaatatttttacaatttggaTGCGATCTGAGTTACAACGTatctatttttataattgtagGTTCAGGTAATCCGAAACATATTGAATAAGTTTTGGACTTCCAAACTCCTGATAACGTCGAACATTGATTTAGGTTAAATCATACGTCTTATTGAAACGTTAAAGATTAAGCCAATGAAAGCAACAGGAACAAACACAATGGTCGAACATTCACAAATAACCACTGAAAAGAGGCACACGCTAAGGGACCAAACGATAATGAACTAGATACACAGCCGTATAAACACCATATACACGAAttcaaacacacaaaaaacagaCCACGTAAGCATACAATAGCtctataaatatatgaaagGACTATCGCATTGGAacagtcagtgaaacacgagtttcCTGAAACAgaagtctactgggggcttaaatCAGACTGATATTTCGATAATATTCAAACGCTTTACGTACGTGAATGGTTTCCATAACCTTAGAAAGACCTGATAAAAAGTTGTATGCTATTTAAGGCGCATTGTTTCATACGCATAAAGATCATTGTATAACCTATATTCAGTTATTCATTCCAAAGGGAGAAATTTACACTGAAAAGTAGTTTAAGTGTCTGTTCAACCCACTTACATAAATGATTACCACATAATTTTTGCAGTTGGAGACAGACAATTTGCAAATCGAAAGAACGGACATCATGGCTGCCATAAACGATGTAGTCACTTCACTAGAGCACCTTTCATCTACCATAGATCCTGAAGCTCTGAATGATACCATTGACAAACTTCACGAAATCAAGCAGGAGATTGAAAAAGAAGCTGAAGAACATAGACGTACCATTGATGTTTTGGCCAATGAGAAAAAGACTGAGTTAAAACAGCTTGCCATAGACTTGACGGatgacattgaaaaaaaaagtcaaaatgatCAGCACCGTCAAACAAAGTTCGAAGAAGGTAAGCTTTTTTGATTCGACTATTTTGACCACAATTTGCCAAGAAAAAGCTCCAATATCA
This genomic stretch from Mya arenaria isolate MELC-2E11 chromosome 10, ASM2691426v1 harbors:
- the LOC128205050 gene encoding uncharacterized protein LOC128205050, yielding MACSKHYTKWFEEKDNRNWLKVSVGLIITKRGLAPFVENTLDTWKNVQVAPGTNCSACSTAELVPCDHRNKICKGKHCKFHQGVTYRPCPNKICDAFRQEIITQHRFKGPSWRNTNARDWCSNTWEVAKAFLPPDGYDKITTSDDTDLNGVVSVLINCLLFEQYIPDLAIDGNNVGTKVRDIGRKLRHASKLEVTDADLKQWFDDMRALFLVPKHLAANTNAQNTVDLLNKLETDNLQIERTDIMAAINDVVTSLEHLSSTIDPEALNDTIDKLHEIKQEIEKEAEEHRRTIDVLANEKKTELKQLAIDLTDDIEKKSQNDQHRQTKFEEDILREVKPCKEVNEVFETIKAKSGPIISMFQDLFSRTLTTHVGNQFKHTIYAMIDFELVVVDNIIKDVEASARSIDGGFEYSTKVSSRYSQAGFKEIAPERNAREPFRYSSSVAKPVFIWIYFVDQNNKYYWLCKGLKRIPDQSVFVDRDGKVNDAKYGTLFTPAN